In the genome of Brassica oleracea var. oleracea cultivar TO1000 unplaced genomic scaffold, BOL UnpScaffold01228, whole genome shotgun sequence, the window AAAGTTTTGAGGAGTGAAGTTTCACTcttcaaaactccaaatttgaagtttaatctttttatttgcattttgatccttataattaattatacatcacatttatgattcttaagtattttctcatttatcgttttataaattcaaattttacacataaaattaaataaaattttaaaaataagatttataatattttaaaactagaattagacaaaaagaatattacaaaaaaacttaactaaaaatcttttttaaaagacatgaaaaaataattatcacacaaatttaaatattataacaatacTAATAATTTGGTAAAATTTCTCTGGAACCtccaaaatttctaaaatattgtccaaacaaattttgtgtaaccgaagatggaACATTacagaaataattttatggaataatatggtattttgcttgtaaTTTGATATTTAACTATGTATTTCTACTTATAATGTAATGtatttagtgtaagattttattaattaatattaccttaatatttttatatatgtcctaattatttataaaagtttagtaaatttatattaattataacaaaTCTAGACCATAgtgtaaaatacaaataattttgaaattaagtttgaagtttttttttttggagaagaacaacttgaaacttcaaatttagagtttttgcaactctaaaataaagaatctttttggagatgctctgaaCGTCTAAAACACTAGtgtggttcaaaaaaaaaacgtctaAAACATTAGcatctatatataatactacAAAACATAGATTGTTATATATTACAATGGCAAACTAGTCGATAAATATATAACCAAAAGTAGTATTTTTACACACCCatcaaaatacatatctatttattctttatttattctttGATACACTGGAAATACACTAATTTTGAAACACGACACGCAGTTTCAACTTTTAAACACTAAAGAGTTCGAAAACGATAAGCAGTTCTAAGCACCACGTGCCAAGTCCCTGTCACGTTCCAAAAACCGTGTACACTCCTCCGTGACTTTGCAAAGCGACTCGTGCGCCGAACCACCACCGTCGATGCTCAACGACATCTCAGCCTTGTCTCTCAGAGTCTTTACTCTCCTTCTCATCTCTTCACCTTCCTCTTCAGCCATAACCTTCCTCACAACCGACTCAATCTCCGATCTAGTAATTGCCTCCTTCGAATCATCAGCTCTGACGGCGATTCCTAGTTCGTCGCTGAGCAACGCCGCGTTCATATTCTGCTCGGCGAAAAGCGGCCACGCGATCATCGGCACGCCGCTAACCACGCCTTCTAGCGTCGAGTTCCAACCGCAATGTGTCAAAAACCCACCAACGGCCCTATGAGCTAGAACTTCAGTTTGTGGGGCCCATGATGGGACCACGAGGCCTCTATCGCAAGTACGTGTCACGAACCCTTCCGGTAAGTATTCCGGCGTGCTGTCTTTGGCTCCGCCTCCGTTAGCCGTGAAATAATCGCTGCAGGAAGAACCGTCCACCGGGGGTCGAACCACCCAGACGAACCGTTGCTGACTCTGCTCGAGCCCCCAAGCCAGTTCGGTTAGCTGTTTAGCCGTTAGAGAACCGCCACTTCCGAAGGAGATGTAGAGAACCGATTCATCTGGCTGTTCGTTTAACCAATCCAAAACCGGGTGATTGGTTTCCGATGTTTCAACCGGTCTGCATAATGGACCGACAGGATAAACCGGTACACGAGCGACCCGACCCAAAAGTTTTGGGTCTTGAAGGGACCTCAGTGATTTAGGCTCCATTTCATCCCATGTGTTCACCAAAATGCCATCTGCTTTTGGGTAGGCCAGGCAGTGACGAACAAAATCCCGGTACAGCGGTTCGTCCGGAACCAGGTATGCGTCCATGGTATCTTCAAATCGAACCGGTTCACATCCCGGTATTTCAAGCGGTTTTCTTTGCACCGTGTGTTCTTCTTTGACATCTTTGTCCAGAGTTGGATAATACATAGCAACACCAAGATAACGTGCGTTGGAAGCGATCAACACATACGTCAACATATTGAATTCTGATGTTAGGCATAAAGCATCTGTGCCGAACAAGTCGATGATCAGGGCCGTTGGCTTCTGATTCATCTCAGCGATCTTGGATCGGAGGACTGGAACGGTTTCACGCATAATGACTCCGATTTTGGTCACCACGTGATCCGCGGGGTTCACTAGTTGAGAAATGTCCGGCGATGGAAGGTTGACGAAGTCCAAGCCGCTCGAGTTTAAGAACTTGGACTGAGCGGAGGCTGCGTCGGTTTCGAGGACGAAGACGGTGACGCGGAAGCCGTGGTTAGCGGAGAGACGTTTAGCGAGCTCGATCACCGGGATGAGGTGGCCCATTCCGGGACTTGAAAACATGGCGGCGTGTGGTTTTGTCATTTGTATtgatacttgtttttttttctttactattTAGTTTCAGTTCTAGAGGATTTGTGATGAGTTCCTATGGTAGCTCCTTTGGGTTCACTTATAGCCAATTATATTACtacttttaaacaaaaacattgatAATCTAGTTCTAATTAAATAACTTTGATCGATGACCAAAATTTGTaacttactatatatatatatttattttcttgtgtcTCTAATATTGTAAATTAGTTATCGTTATACACTTATATAGTATAGTTTGAATTAGTAGTGAACCACTTCATTATTATTGAAGTTTCTACCGCAGGTTAGGTTAGTGTGTCAGgtatatctttttgtttttatcaaactACTATCTTAATTCATAACTAGATCCTGATCCGTGCgtcagcgcggatatgaattttcagtttttaattatttattttattaaatgatgtatttgtaaaattcattaatattatattcattaagtaaatatttttttttgcatcttaaactatctatttttttacgaatgagtgatatcatataaaaaatatagaaaaatgagtatacatagttaattagataattgtaaaaacataaatttttctttcgtttgcaatatcatataaacaatgatccgcccagttaacaaa includes:
- the LOC106321105 gene encoding UDP-glycosyltransferase 72E3, with the translated sequence MTKPHAAMFSSPGMGHLIPVIELAKRLSANHGFRVTVFVLETDAASAQSKFLNSSGLDFVNLPSPDISQLVNPADHVVTKIGVIMRETVPVLRSKIAEMNQKPTALIIDLFGTDALCLTSEFNMLTYVLIASNARYLGVAMYYPTLDKDVKEEHTVQRKPLEIPGCEPVRFEDTMDAYLVPDEPLYRDFVRHCLAYPKADGILVNTWDEMEPKSLRSLQDPKLLGRVARVPVYPVGPLCRPVETSETNHPVLDWLNEQPDESVLYISFGSGGSLTAKQLTELAWGLEQSQQRFVWVVRPPVDGSSCSDYFTANGGGAKDSTPEYLPEGFVTRTCDRGLVVPSWAPQTEVLAHRAVGGFLTHCGWNSTLEGVVSGVPMIAWPLFAEQNMNAALLSDELGIAVRADDSKEAITRSEIESVVRKVMAEEEGEEMRRRVKTLRDKAEMSLSIDGGGSAHESLCKVTEECTRFLERDRDLARGA